Proteins encoded by one window of Sardina pilchardus chromosome 7, fSarPil1.1, whole genome shotgun sequence:
- the LOC134087907 gene encoding dysbindin-like, with protein sequence MSSTGASNLGKRLSLEMEHAQRVPDMDAGQHLKLRERQRFFEEVLQHDVDVYLSTSHLQIDNKKPPMGSISSMEVNVDLLEQMDLMDISDHEALDVFLNSGSDTGPLASPLPDVCDEDDDDEDENELIYKDGVGPQGSIRRRPGSKNRGSSGSTGSADPDSQDTSEGGEDTPVVQSDEEEVQVDTFLFSSTSSGKEEEEEENEE encoded by the exons TGGAGATGGAACATGCGCAGAGGGTTCCGGACATGGACGCCGGCCAGCACCTGAAGCTGAGGGAGAGGCAGCGCTTCTTTGAGGAGGTCCTCCAGCACGACGTGGATGTCTACCTGTCCACATCGCACCTCCAGATAGACAACAAGAAAC CTCCTATGGGGAGTATCTCATCGATGGAGGTGAATGTGGACCTGCTGGAGCAGATGGACCTGATGGATATCTCCGATCACGAGGCCCTGGACGTGTTCCTCAACTCTGGGAGTGACACAGGTCCGCTGGCCTCGCCCCTTCCAG ACGTGTgcgatgaagatgatgatgatgaggatgagaatGAGCTGATTTACAAGGATGGAGTGGGCCCTCAGGGATCCATCAGGCGCCGCCCAGGTTCTAAGAACCGAGGGTCATCCGGGTCCACAGGCTCCGCGGACCCAGACAGCCAGGACACAAGTGAGGGCGGGGAGGACACACCTGTCGTCCAATCagacgaggaggaggtgcaggtcGACacattcctcttctcctccacgtcatcagggaaggaggaggaagaggaggagaatgaggaaTGA